Proteins encoded within one genomic window of Posidoniimonas corsicana:
- a CDS encoding class I SAM-dependent methyltransferase: MHAAVLRTLALASVVLWLATPARAADEYLGRTIARTMHFTGAPWLVRDSREREEEPKKLLAALGLKPGMQVCDLGCGNGFYALKLAERIQPGGVVWAVDIQPEMLDLLRERAAARQVKSIKPVLGEGADPKLPAGEIDLLLLVDVYHEIAEPAAMLQKIHESLAPRGRAALVEFRAEDPAVPIKPLHKMTQRQCVKEFTANGFKLVGQYDELPWQHVLFFARDDSPLKESKLKAWAADR, encoded by the coding sequence ATGCACGCAGCCGTCCTGAGAACGCTGGCATTGGCCAGTGTGGTCCTGTGGCTCGCAACGCCCGCCCGGGCCGCCGATGAGTATCTTGGCCGCACCATCGCGCGGACCATGCACTTTACCGGCGCGCCGTGGCTTGTGCGTGACTCGCGCGAGCGGGAGGAGGAGCCGAAGAAGCTGCTCGCCGCGCTGGGCCTCAAGCCCGGCATGCAGGTGTGCGACCTGGGGTGCGGCAACGGGTTCTACGCGCTGAAGCTGGCCGAGCGGATCCAGCCCGGCGGCGTCGTGTGGGCGGTCGACATCCAGCCGGAGATGCTCGACCTGTTGCGCGAGCGGGCCGCCGCGCGGCAGGTGAAGAGCATCAAGCCGGTCTTGGGCGAGGGCGCCGACCCGAAGCTGCCCGCCGGCGAGATTGACCTCCTGCTGTTGGTGGACGTGTACCACGAGATCGCCGAGCCGGCGGCGATGCTGCAGAAGATTCACGAGTCGCTCGCGCCGCGGGGCAGGGCGGCGCTGGTGGAGTTCCGCGCCGAGGACCCCGCCGTGCCGATCAAGCCGCTGCACAAGATGACCCAGCGGCAGTGCGTCAAGGAATTCACCGCCAACGGCTTCAAGCTGGTCGGCCAGTACGACGAGCTCCCGTGGCAGCACGTGCTGTTCTTCGCGCGGGACGACTCGCCGTTGAAGGAGAGCAAGCTGAAGGCGTGGGCGGCGGATCGATAG
- a CDS encoding MOSC domain-containing protein → MAAETSPRHLSREELEGLLPNITASPRVQGALQAIFVRPAENERRSVEQAELSQPTGIVGDRWQTDHWQRLPDGSPDPDTQVSIMNARILRQISGGSDEAMGLAGDNLIVDFDLSEDHLPAGSRLKIGGEVVIEVSATPHTGCKKFVTRYGKDAQQFVNSKEGKRHHLRGLLGKIVSPGVIRVGDAVAKVE, encoded by the coding sequence ATGGCCGCCGAAACGTCGCCCCGCCACCTCAGCCGAGAGGAACTGGAAGGGCTCTTGCCCAACATCACGGCCTCCCCCCGAGTCCAGGGCGCCTTGCAGGCGATCTTCGTCCGCCCCGCCGAGAACGAGCGGCGGTCGGTCGAACAGGCCGAGCTCTCCCAGCCGACCGGCATTGTTGGGGACCGCTGGCAGACCGACCACTGGCAGCGCCTGCCCGACGGCAGCCCGGACCCGGACACGCAGGTGTCAATCATGAACGCGCGGATCCTCCGCCAGATCTCCGGCGGGAGCGATGAGGCGATGGGCCTGGCCGGGGACAACCTGATCGTCGACTTCGATTTGAGCGAGGACCACCTGCCCGCCGGCAGCCGCCTGAAGATCGGCGGCGAGGTCGTCATCGAAGTCAGCGCCACGCCCCACACCGGCTGCAAGAAGTTTGTCACACGCTACGGGAAGGACGCCCAGCAGTTTGTGAACAGCAAAGAGGGCAAGCGGCATCACCTGCGGGGCCTGCTGGGCAAGATCGTGTCGCCGGGGGTGATCCGGGTCGGGGACGCGGTGGCGAAGGTCGAGTGA
- the uvrA gene encoding excinuclease ABC subunit UvrA produces MPASDIIIRGAREHNLREVDVRLPRNQLVCLTGVSGSGKSSLAFDTLFAEGQRRYVESLSTFARQFLGQMSKPDVDHISGLSPSISISQKSSGNNPRSTVGTITEIYDFLRVLYARVGTGHCPSCGNAIAAQTREEIIGRIMLLEPKTRFSVLAPVARRQKGEFRDLFEDLLKRGFVRARVDGQVVQLSDNQSLDRQMRHNIEVVIDRLVAGPSIRGRLGEAVDSALQIGKGDLIIAVDQPEESGDAKPAAPKRKRKAAASTVPGDIAISAHFACTDCGISFAPPSPQLFSFNSPQGMCETCDGLGEFYSFDPKKLVAEPEKSFAKGAIELVGTWKDLGRWKRHIYQGVADTMERLLELEEGTLLETPWGELTEEQQNIWLWGTGDTHITFTWRAGRSSQKYGGEFDGVIPQLLEKYGSSQSKSQIAKYEKYMRIIDCPDCDGERLNPQARAVRLETADGAFADKPKLSLPEVCRLPISDAQQFFSGLSLTDAQQYIAQEVLKEIRGRLGFLTNVGLEYLSLDRTAPTLSGGESQRIRLAGQVGCGLVGVLYILDEPSIGLHPRDNDRLLGTLRQLRDMGNTVVVVEHDEDTMRAADLLIDFGPGPGVRGGEVVAVGDADQVSKVKESQTGAFLGGRRKIEVPKQRRISDGGLRIADSQEAESQPPASSDPQTEVKQLRVIGARHNNLKNIDVEIPLGAFVCITGASGSGKSSLVNDILMEALRRDLMNGKGEPGDHDRIEGLEHLDKVISIDQTPIGRTPRSNPGTYIKVFDDIRNLFAQLPESKRRGYKPGRFSFNVAAGRCQACEGNGSNKLEMDFLADVWVTCPVCNGHRFNRETLQVEYKGASIADVLEMDLQQALAHFDAIPQINHKLRTLHDVGLDYLKVGQPSPTLSGGEAQRIKLARELVKKSTGKTLYMLDEPTTGLHFADIEMLLKVLHNFVELGNTVVVIEHNLDVIKTADWVIDIGPDGGAGGGRIVAAGTPEHIVTGRTKSKSPTAQALAPLLEGSPNGHAKKERRKPVKQAKHIEVRGARQHNLRGVDLKIPREEMTVFCGPSGSGKSSLAMDTIYAEGQRRYVESLSSYARQFVGQMQKPALEHIEGLSPAIAIEQRSTGHTPRSTVGTVTEIYDYLRVLYARLGQLHCPECDLPVGTQTSDQIVDKLLTDPEGTKLFLTAPVEVGVGESYPDLWKKLQEEGYLRVRVDGRIHLLDEAPKIDRRKHHDVSVVVDRLSIQQKSRARIAEAVESALSLGHGVLQAVYPDDNQPEPRWQTKTHSQHLACEGCGRSFDPLTPHNFSFNSTLGWCPSCEGLGTQTGADPAALLRDPELTLERGALLVWPDVSNELSVAMLRALSHHTGVPLDTPYERLSAKQRRVVLYGTGEEWITIESGKAKGESGGFAGLSFQFKGLYPALEEASRLSSRLRTQLEHLVAEIECSECGGSRLRDDASAARFRDQTIEQVCRTPLGELIEEVRSWKLDARETKIAGELVREIENRLTFLVEVGLEYLTVGRAAPTLSGGESQRIRLASQVGSGLVGVLYVLDEPTIGLHPRDNTRLIGALHKLRDLGNTLLIVEHDKEVVESADGIVDFGPAAGRFGGEIVAQGAPQAVAKKRKSVTGPYLSGKKSIPIPSNRRIDPKAEAKGAKGKQKAKRAESALPLPPSPFLEIVGARHNNLKHVDAQIPLGAFVAVTGVSGSGKSSLINEILYNQLARTLHRAGTVAGAHDDIRGVQNINKVIRVDQTPLGNSPSSNPATYTGAFDLIRQLFAQLPDAKLRGYSARQFSFNVAGGRCDACEGAGEVCVEMHFLPDVWVKCETCHGHRYNPDTLAVKYRGRSIADVLEMSCGEALKLFDNIPKVRRVLQTLCDVGLDYVTLGQSAPTLSGGEAQRVKLAAELARPDTGQTLYLLDEPTTGLHFDDLAKLLDVLNRLVDLGNTVVVIEHNLDVIKTADWIIDVGPEAGKHGGQIVACGTPEMVVEQGAAKKAEGVPSHTAEALGPILAEGPYKKRKAFNQAAFDKQQAGDLDLDDVGKDVAMPWEEDGRAWHCENRVSQSGDAVMWDGQILDRVERYITDLGDELGIDWSPTNWNHRSVVEITGEKKSAGWFLHALTSNRWLLNLKFRTAKKTFQRDQLTVDLDLKPLNELEEIPAYGAGPRVKCKNLRGPWQEVQVHAHSLEEIDTPAFWAFVKKAAEGFKAFTERSSADPDAIMPWKVMGQKWHLARKGFPPGKKPKWSTELLEEVFEMLEEATPKGQFLWNNKVLVHRMANGKPDPWATVVTKRLANVELALNGPKGAFQLGRVTDLGVEQELTTDHDERDTVRLRFVEPDDLQRGDLEGFLREHLEACQRA; encoded by the coding sequence ATGCCTGCCTCTGACATCATCATTCGCGGCGCCCGGGAGCACAACCTCCGGGAGGTCGACGTGCGCCTGCCCCGCAACCAGCTGGTCTGCCTGACCGGCGTTTCGGGTAGCGGCAAGAGCTCCCTGGCCTTCGACACGCTGTTCGCCGAGGGCCAGCGTCGGTACGTCGAGAGCCTGTCGACGTTCGCGCGGCAGTTCCTGGGCCAGATGTCCAAGCCGGACGTCGACCACATCAGCGGGCTGAGCCCGTCGATCTCGATCTCGCAGAAGTCCTCGGGCAACAACCCGCGGTCGACGGTCGGCACGATCACCGAGATCTACGACTTCCTGCGCGTGCTGTACGCGCGTGTCGGCACGGGGCACTGCCCGTCGTGCGGCAACGCGATCGCCGCCCAGACGCGGGAAGAGATCATCGGCCGCATCATGCTGCTGGAGCCGAAGACCCGCTTCTCCGTGCTCGCGCCGGTGGCCCGCCGGCAGAAGGGCGAGTTCCGCGACCTGTTCGAGGACCTGTTGAAACGCGGCTTCGTCCGCGCGCGGGTGGACGGGCAGGTGGTGCAGCTGTCGGACAACCAGTCGCTCGACCGGCAGATGCGGCACAACATCGAGGTGGTGATCGACCGGCTGGTGGCCGGCCCGTCGATCCGCGGGCGCCTGGGCGAGGCGGTCGACTCCGCGCTGCAGATCGGCAAGGGCGACCTGATCATCGCCGTCGATCAGCCCGAAGAGTCGGGCGACGCCAAGCCCGCCGCCCCCAAACGCAAGCGCAAGGCAGCCGCGTCGACCGTGCCGGGCGACATCGCCATCAGCGCGCACTTCGCCTGCACCGACTGCGGCATCAGCTTCGCCCCGCCGAGCCCGCAGCTGTTCAGCTTCAACAGCCCGCAGGGCATGTGCGAGACCTGCGACGGCCTGGGCGAGTTCTACTCGTTCGACCCGAAGAAGCTGGTCGCCGAGCCGGAGAAGTCGTTCGCCAAGGGCGCCATCGAGCTGGTCGGGACCTGGAAGGACCTGGGCCGCTGGAAGCGGCACATCTACCAGGGCGTGGCCGACACCATGGAGCGGCTGCTCGAGCTCGAAGAAGGGACGCTCCTCGAGACCCCCTGGGGCGAGCTCACCGAAGAGCAGCAGAACATCTGGCTGTGGGGAACCGGCGACACGCACATCACGTTCACCTGGCGGGCCGGGCGGTCGTCGCAGAAGTACGGCGGCGAGTTCGACGGCGTCATCCCCCAGCTGCTGGAGAAGTACGGCTCGAGCCAGAGCAAGTCGCAGATCGCCAAGTACGAGAAGTACATGCGGATCATCGACTGCCCCGACTGCGACGGCGAGCGGCTCAACCCGCAGGCCCGGGCGGTCAGGCTCGAAACCGCCGACGGCGCCTTCGCCGACAAGCCGAAGCTCAGCCTGCCGGAGGTCTGCCGGCTGCCGATCAGCGACGCGCAGCAGTTCTTCAGCGGGCTCAGCCTGACCGACGCGCAGCAGTACATCGCCCAGGAGGTGCTCAAGGAGATCCGCGGCCGGCTGGGCTTCCTGACCAACGTCGGGCTGGAGTACCTGTCGCTCGACCGCACCGCGCCGACCCTCTCAGGCGGCGAGTCGCAGCGGATCCGGCTGGCCGGCCAGGTGGGCTGCGGCCTGGTGGGCGTGCTCTACATCCTCGACGAGCCCTCCATCGGCCTGCACCCCCGCGACAACGACCGCCTGCTCGGCACGCTCCGCCAGCTCCGCGACATGGGCAACACGGTGGTCGTGGTCGAGCACGACGAAGACACCATGCGGGCGGCGGACCTGCTGATCGACTTCGGCCCCGGCCCCGGCGTGCGCGGCGGCGAGGTGGTCGCCGTCGGCGACGCCGACCAGGTGTCGAAGGTCAAGGAGAGCCAGACCGGCGCGTTCCTCGGCGGGCGGCGCAAGATCGAGGTGCCGAAGCAGCGGCGGATTTCCGATGGCGGCTTACGGATCGCGGATTCGCAGGAGGCTGAATCCCAGCCGCCAGCATCCTCCGATCCGCAAACCGAGGTCAAGCAGCTCCGCGTCATCGGCGCCCGGCACAACAACCTGAAGAACATCGACGTCGAGATCCCGCTCGGCGCGTTTGTCTGCATCACCGGCGCTTCGGGGTCGGGAAAGAGCTCGCTGGTCAACGACATCCTGATGGAGGCCCTCCGCCGCGACCTGATGAACGGCAAGGGCGAGCCGGGCGACCACGACCGGATCGAGGGGCTGGAGCACCTGGACAAGGTGATCTCCATCGACCAGACCCCCATCGGCCGCACGCCGCGGTCCAACCCGGGCACCTACATCAAGGTGTTCGACGACATCCGCAACCTGTTTGCGCAGCTGCCCGAGTCGAAACGCCGCGGCTACAAGCCCGGCCGGTTCAGCTTCAACGTGGCGGCGGGACGCTGCCAGGCGTGCGAGGGCAACGGCAGCAACAAGCTGGAGATGGACTTCCTAGCGGACGTGTGGGTCACCTGCCCCGTGTGCAACGGCCACCGCTTCAACCGCGAGACGCTGCAGGTCGAGTACAAGGGCGCCAGCATCGCCGACGTGCTGGAGATGGACCTTCAGCAGGCGCTCGCGCACTTCGACGCCATCCCGCAGATCAACCACAAGCTGCGCACCCTGCACGACGTGGGGCTCGACTACCTGAAGGTCGGCCAGCCCTCGCCGACGCTCTCCGGCGGCGAGGCCCAACGCATCAAGCTCGCCCGCGAGCTGGTCAAGAAGTCGACCGGCAAGACGCTCTACATGCTGGACGAGCCGACCACCGGCCTGCACTTCGCCGACATCGAGATGCTGCTCAAGGTGCTGCACAACTTCGTGGAGCTGGGCAACACGGTGGTGGTGATCGAGCACAACCTGGACGTCATCAAGACGGCCGACTGGGTCATCGACATCGGCCCGGACGGCGGCGCCGGCGGCGGCCGCATCGTCGCGGCCGGCACGCCCGAACACATCGTGACCGGCCGGACCAAGTCCAAGTCGCCCACCGCCCAGGCGCTCGCGCCGCTGCTGGAGGGCTCACCCAACGGGCACGCCAAGAAGGAGCGCCGCAAGCCGGTCAAGCAGGCCAAGCACATCGAGGTCCGCGGCGCGCGGCAGCACAACCTCCGCGGCGTGGATCTGAAGATCCCCCGCGAAGAGATGACCGTGTTCTGCGGGCCGTCGGGCAGCGGCAAGAGCAGCCTGGCGATGGACACCATCTACGCCGAGGGCCAGCGGCGCTACGTGGAGAGCCTGTCGAGCTACGCGCGGCAGTTTGTCGGCCAGATGCAGAAGCCGGCGCTGGAGCACATCGAGGGCCTGTCGCCGGCGATCGCCATCGAGCAGCGCAGCACCGGCCACACGCCGCGGTCCACGGTCGGCACGGTCACGGAGATCTACGACTACCTGCGCGTGCTGTACGCGCGGCTCGGCCAGCTCCACTGCCCCGAGTGCGACCTGCCGGTCGGCACGCAGACGTCCGACCAGATTGTCGACAAGCTGCTCACCGACCCCGAGGGAACCAAGCTGTTCCTGACCGCGCCGGTCGAGGTGGGCGTGGGCGAGTCCTACCCCGACCTGTGGAAGAAGCTGCAGGAGGAGGGCTACCTGCGGGTCCGCGTCGACGGCCGCATCCACCTGCTGGACGAGGCGCCCAAGATCGACCGCCGCAAGCACCACGACGTGTCGGTCGTGGTCGACCGACTGAGCATCCAGCAGAAGTCCCGCGCCCGCATCGCCGAAGCCGTGGAGAGCGCGCTCAGCCTTGGCCACGGCGTGCTGCAGGCGGTGTACCCTGACGACAACCAGCCGGAGCCGCGCTGGCAGACCAAGACGCACAGCCAGCACCTGGCGTGCGAGGGCTGCGGCCGCAGCTTCGACCCGCTCACCCCGCACAACTTCTCGTTCAACAGCACGCTGGGCTGGTGCCCGTCGTGCGAGGGCCTCGGCACGCAGACCGGCGCCGACCCGGCCGCTCTGCTCCGCGACCCGGAGCTGACCCTCGAACGCGGCGCGCTGCTCGTCTGGCCCGACGTCAGCAACGAGCTGTCGGTCGCCATGCTCCGCGCCCTGAGCCACCACACGGGCGTGCCCCTCGACACGCCCTACGAGCGGCTCAGCGCCAAGCAGCGGCGCGTGGTGCTGTACGGGACCGGCGAGGAGTGGATCACAATCGAAAGCGGAAAGGCGAAAGGCGAAAGCGGTGGCTTCGCTGGGCTCTCATTCCAGTTCAAGGGGCTCTACCCGGCGCTGGAGGAGGCCTCGCGGCTCTCGTCACGCCTGCGCACGCAGCTCGAGCACCTGGTGGCCGAGATCGAGTGCAGCGAGTGCGGCGGCAGCCGCCTGCGCGACGACGCGTCCGCCGCGCGGTTCCGCGACCAGACCATCGAGCAGGTCTGCCGCACGCCGCTGGGCGAGCTGATCGAGGAGGTCCGCTCCTGGAAACTCGACGCGCGGGAGACGAAGATCGCAGGCGAGCTGGTCCGCGAGATCGAGAACCGGCTGACGTTCCTGGTGGAGGTCGGGCTCGAATACCTCACCGTAGGCCGCGCGGCGCCCACGCTCTCCGGCGGCGAGTCGCAGCGGATCCGCCTGGCGAGCCAGGTCGGCAGCGGGCTGGTTGGCGTGCTGTACGTGCTGGACGAGCCGACCATCGGCCTGCACCCCCGCGACAACACCCGCCTGATCGGCGCGCTGCACAAGCTCCGTGACCTCGGCAACACGCTGCTGATCGTCGAGCACGACAAAGAGGTGGTCGAGAGCGCCGACGGCATCGTCGACTTCGGCCCCGCGGCGGGGCGGTTCGGCGGCGAGATCGTCGCGCAGGGCGCGCCGCAGGCGGTGGCCAAGAAGCGTAAGAGCGTCACGGGCCCCTACCTCAGCGGCAAGAAGAGCATCCCCATCCCGTCGAACCGACGGATCGACCCGAAGGCGGAAGCCAAGGGCGCCAAGGGCAAGCAGAAGGCGAAGCGGGCGGAATCCGCCCTGCCCCTTCCGCCCTCCCCCTTCCTCGAGATCGTGGGCGCCCGGCACAACAACCTGAAGCACGTCGACGCCCAGATCCCGCTGGGCGCGTTCGTGGCGGTGACCGGCGTGTCGGGGTCGGGCAAGAGCTCGCTGATCAACGAGATCCTGTACAACCAGCTCGCCCGCACGCTGCACCGGGCGGGCACGGTGGCCGGCGCGCACGACGACATCCGCGGCGTGCAGAACATCAACAAGGTGATCCGCGTCGACCAGACGCCGCTGGGCAACTCGCCGTCGTCCAACCCGGCCACCTACACCGGCGCGTTCGACCTGATCCGCCAGCTGTTCGCGCAGCTGCCCGACGCCAAGCTGCGGGGCTACTCGGCGCGGCAGTTCAGCTTCAACGTGGCCGGCGGCCGCTGCGACGCGTGCGAGGGCGCCGGCGAGGTCTGCGTCGAGATGCACTTCCTGCCCGACGTGTGGGTCAAGTGCGAGACCTGCCACGGCCACCGCTACAACCCCGACACGCTGGCCGTGAAGTACCGCGGCCGCAGCATCGCCGACGTGCTCGAGATGTCCTGCGGCGAGGCGCTGAAGCTGTTCGACAACATCCCCAAGGTCCGCCGCGTGCTGCAGACCCTCTGCGACGTGGGCCTGGACTACGTGACCCTCGGCCAGAGCGCCCCCACGCTGTCTGGCGGCGAGGCCCAACGCGTCAAGCTGGCCGCCGAGCTCGCCCGCCCCGACACCGGCCAGACGCTCTACCTGCTGGACGAGCCCACCACCGGCCTGCACTTCGACGACCTCGCCAAGCTGCTGGACGTGCTCAACCGGCTGGTCGATCTCGGCAACACGGTGGTGGTGATCGAGCACAACCTGGACGTCATCAAGACGGCCGACTGGATCATCGACGTCGGCCCCGAGGCCGGCAAGCACGGCGGGCAGATCGTGGCCTGCGGCACGCCGGAGATGGTGGTCGAGCAGGGCGCGGCGAAGAAGGCCGAGGGCGTCCCCTCGCACACGGCCGAGGCGCTCGGGCCGATCCTGGCCGAGGGCCCCTACAAGAAGCGCAAGGCGTTCAACCAGGCGGCGTTTGACAAGCAGCAGGCCGGCGACCTCGACCTGGACGACGTGGGCAAGGATGTCGCGATGCCGTGGGAGGAGGACGGCCGCGCCTGGCACTGCGAGAACCGCGTGTCGCAGTCCGGCGACGCCGTCATGTGGGACGGCCAGATCCTGGACCGCGTGGAACGCTACATCACCGACCTGGGCGACGAGCTCGGCATCGACTGGTCGCCCACCAATTGGAATCACCGCTCGGTGGTCGAGATCACCGGCGAGAAGAAGTCCGCCGGCTGGTTCCTGCACGCGCTGACCTCCAACCGCTGGCTCCTGAACCTCAAGTTCCGCACCGCCAAGAAGACCTTCCAGCGCGACCAGCTGACCGTGGACCTCGACCTCAAGCCGCTCAACGAGCTGGAGGAGATCCCCGCGTACGGCGCCGGCCCCCGCGTGAAGTGCAAGAACCTCCGCGGCCCCTGGCAGGAGGTGCAGGTGCACGCCCACAGCCTAGAGGAGATTGACACGCCCGCCTTCTGGGCGTTTGTGAAGAAGGCGGCCGAGGGCTTCAAGGCGTTCACCGAGCGGAGCTCCGCCGACCCCGACGCCATCATGCCCTGGAAGGTGATGGGCCAGAAGTGGCACCTCGCGCGCAAGGGCTTCCCGCCGGGCAAGAAGCCGAAGTGGTCTACCGAGCTGCTCGAGGAGGTGTTCGAGATGCTGGAGGAGGCCACGCCCAAGGGCCAGTTCCTGTGGAACAACAAGGTGCTGGTGCACCGCATGGCCAACGGCAAGCCAGACCCCTGGGCGACCGTAGTTACCAAGCGGCTGGCCAACGTCGAGCTGGCGCTCAACGGCCCCAAGGGCGCGTTCCAGCTGGGCCGGGTCACGGACCTGGGCGTCGAGCAGGAGCTGACCACCGACCACGACGAACGCGACACGGTCCGCCTCCGCTTCGTCGAGCCCGACGACCTGCAGCGCGGCGACCTCGAGGGCTTCTTGCGGGAGCACCTCGAGGCGTGCCAGCGGGCCTAG
- a CDS encoding GDSL-type esterase/lipase family protein: protein MRSFTIQRAALLLLATTAWMPALLAQAQTQPQSDAKADRWAEAMEKFARQDERRPYPQGGIVLTGSSSARLWEVEKAFPDLDPPILNRGFGGSQYSDIVRHAELLVLKHRPRLVILYSGDNDIAGGKSTDQIMGDFTTVTERLLSELPEATIAVIPAKPSPSRWKKVDQYHALNARIKAACGDEPRMRYVDVWPAMLGPDGKPRPELFRDDRLHMTADGYAIWNDAVRELVTPKR from the coding sequence GTGAGAAGCTTCACAATCCAACGCGCCGCCCTCTTGCTGCTAGCCACCACCGCCTGGATGCCTGCGCTGCTGGCGCAGGCCCAGACCCAGCCGCAGTCCGACGCGAAGGCCGACCGCTGGGCGGAGGCCATGGAGAAGTTTGCCCGGCAAGACGAGCGGCGCCCCTATCCGCAGGGCGGCATCGTGCTCACGGGCAGCAGCAGCGCCCGGCTGTGGGAGGTCGAGAAGGCGTTCCCCGACTTGGACCCGCCGATCCTCAACCGTGGCTTTGGCGGCTCGCAGTACAGCGACATCGTGCGGCACGCCGAGCTCTTGGTCCTCAAGCACCGCCCGCGGCTGGTGATCCTGTATTCCGGGGACAACGACATCGCCGGCGGCAAGTCGACCGACCAGATCATGGGCGACTTCACCACCGTGACCGAGCGGCTGCTGTCCGAGCTGCCCGAGGCGACCATCGCCGTGATCCCGGCCAAGCCGAGCCCGTCGCGGTGGAAGAAGGTCGACCAGTACCACGCGCTGAACGCCCGGATCAAGGCGGCCTGCGGCGACGAGCCGCGGATGCGTTACGTCGACGTCTGGCCCGCGATGCTGGGCCCCGATGGGAAGCCCCGCCCGGAGTTGTTCCGCGACGACCGCCTGCACATGACCGCAGACGGCTACGCCATCTGGAACGACGCCGTGCGCGAGCTGGTGACGCCCAAGCGATAA
- a CDS encoding PEP-CTERM sorting domain-containing protein codes for MKATQSCLCAALALAAATANAQFNLQITEIWPGNEPGSNLHEDWFEVTNKGDVAWTTADGELYFDDVSMDVVDAVPLTGVTSIAPGESVIFYNDPASSAEFESVWANVILPQIGLYDGSGLGQGGDGVTLFLSMGAPAGIGDIIDFEQYPDANATGGQSYNVDLAAFSTVGDAAGSLESALANDASQYAVASVGPAVPEPTAVLLSALAACGVLATRRR; via the coding sequence ATGAAGGCGACCCAGTCCTGCTTGTGCGCCGCGCTCGCGCTCGCAGCCGCGACCGCTAACGCCCAGTTCAACCTGCAGATCACCGAGATCTGGCCCGGCAACGAGCCCGGCTCCAACCTCCACGAAGACTGGTTCGAGGTGACCAACAAGGGCGACGTGGCCTGGACCACCGCCGACGGCGAGCTCTACTTCGACGACGTCTCGATGGACGTTGTGGACGCGGTTCCGCTAACCGGCGTCACCAGCATCGCCCCGGGCGAGTCGGTGATCTTCTACAACGACCCGGCGTCTTCGGCCGAATTCGAGTCGGTGTGGGCCAACGTGATCCTGCCGCAGATCGGCCTGTACGACGGCTCGGGCCTCGGCCAGGGCGGCGACGGCGTGACGCTCTTCCTGTCGATGGGCGCCCCCGCCGGGATCGGCGACATCATCGACTTCGAGCAGTACCCGGATGCCAACGCGACCGGCGGGCAGTCCTACAACGTGGATCTCGCCGCGTTTAGCACCGTCGGCGACGCCGCCGGTTCGCTGGAGTCGGCCCTCGCGAACGACGCGTCGCAGTACGCGGTCGCCTCAGTTGGCCCCGCGGTGCCCGAGCCCACGGCCGTGCTGCTCTCGGCCCTGGCCGCCTGTGGCGTGCTGGCCACGCGGCGCCGCTAG
- a CDS encoding DUF1559 family PulG-like putative transporter — protein sequence MLVVIAIIGVLIALLLPAVQSAREAARRTACAANLKQVTLALLNAHDVEGAFPKGAYTASPADLAAAGNSNLYTPEDGLGWASKILPQLEEQAAHDQLVNNGIPDLDGNPWQPFFFVKALLAGVQQPIRGGDAIVPVFLCPSVDLPERKPEGSYFGSGSSALTTAGLGTSHYKGSRGFCDRGMFLRTEEALSSGGCTADYNGDGVPESIEKTPFRRVKIANVLDGTSKTIAIGEAAYFPDRKSFPIWLGTDIEDGAVLFKTLEAINCNAGGVRSFPMTDSDRARLPGGSATDDCAFSWHQGGAFFGFVDGSVHFLTEDTDLRIFWLLGDRMDGEVFSDL from the coding sequence CTGCTGGTGGTGATCGCCATCATCGGCGTGCTGATCGCGTTGCTGCTGCCGGCCGTGCAGTCGGCCCGCGAGGCTGCGCGGCGGACCGCGTGCGCCGCCAACCTCAAGCAGGTGACCCTCGCGCTGCTCAATGCACACGACGTCGAAGGCGCCTTCCCTAAGGGCGCGTACACCGCCAGCCCGGCCGACTTGGCGGCCGCCGGCAACTCCAACCTCTACACGCCGGAAGACGGACTCGGCTGGGCGTCGAAGATCCTGCCGCAGCTCGAAGAGCAGGCCGCGCACGACCAGCTGGTCAACAACGGCATCCCGGATCTGGACGGCAACCCCTGGCAGCCGTTCTTCTTCGTCAAGGCGCTGCTGGCCGGCGTCCAGCAGCCGATCCGCGGCGGCGACGCCATCGTGCCGGTGTTCCTCTGCCCGTCGGTCGACCTGCCCGAGCGGAAGCCCGAGGGGTCGTACTTCGGCAGCGGATCGAGCGCGCTCACCACGGCCGGGCTGGGGACCTCGCACTACAAGGGCTCGCGCGGATTCTGCGACCGCGGCATGTTCCTCCGCACGGAAGAGGCGCTCAGCTCCGGCGGCTGCACCGCCGACTACAACGGCGACGGCGTGCCCGAGTCGATCGAGAAGACCCCCTTCCGCCGCGTGAAGATCGCCAATGTGCTGGACGGCACCAGCAAGACCATCGCCATCGGCGAGGCGGCCTACTTCCCCGACCGCAAGAGCTTCCCGATCTGGCTCGGCACGGACATCGAGGACGGCGCCGTGCTGTTCAAGACGCTCGAAGCGATCAACTGCAACGCGGGCGGCGTCCGCAGCTTCCCGATGACCGACTCCGACCGCGCGCGGCTGCCCGGCGGCAGCGCCACGGACGACTGCGCGTTCAGCTGGCACCAGGGCGGCGCCTTCTTCGGGTTCGTCGACGGCTCGGTGCACTTCCTGACCGAGGACACCGACCTGCGGATCTTCTGGCTCCTAGGCGACCGGATGGATGGAGAAGTGTTTAGTGATCTGTAG